The Balaenoptera acutorostrata chromosome 15, mBalAcu1.1, whole genome shotgun sequence genome contains a region encoding:
- the LRWD1 gene encoding leucine-rich repeat and WD repeat-containing protein 1, with protein MGPLSARLLIQRGRPKTDRLGKIRSLDLSGLDLLSEHLDPKLLSRLKQLQELDLSNNQLETLPANLGLSHLRILRCANNQLGDVTVLCQFPQLEELSLEGNPFLTVSDNLKVSFLLPKLRKVNGKDASSTCTQVENLNRELTSRVTAHWEKFVATLSPEEEAEKAQADFVRSAVRDVRYGPESLSDFTQWRVQMISEELVASGGTQVHEANISERPPKATATQEPRARPVASKRPGDVPVNLSPNKRVCTSPLAQVEGSPVGSADSQTALQLEPLHFLQCHSKNNSPRDLETQLWACAFEPAWDEGQAGATSQTVATCGGEAVCVIDCQTGIVLHKYKAPSEEFFSVAWTALTVVTQAGHKKRWSVLAAAGLRGLVRLLHVRAGFCCGLIRAHKKAIATLCFSPTHETHLFTASYDKRIILWDIGVPNHDYEFQASQLLTLDTASIALRLCPVASCPDAYLLAGCEGGCCCWDVRLDQPQKRRVCEVEFVFPEGSEATGRRVDGLAFVNEDVVASKGSSLGTICLWSWSQTWQGRGSRSTVAVVVLARLQWSPTELAYFSLSTCPDEGTVLCGDEEGNVWIYDVRPLVAQRPPPPAAPQAPTQILKWPQPRALGQTVSRTMVNMVVADPTFTYLTALTDSNIVAIWRRNRP; from the exons ATGGGCCCCCTCTCGGCGCGGCTGCTGATCCAGCGGGGGCGACCCAAGACCGACCGGCTGGGGAAGATCCGGAGCCTGGA cctgtcaGGGCTGGATCTGCTCTCAGAGCACTTGGACCCCAAGCTCCTGAGCCGCCTGAAGCAGCTGCAAGAGCTGGACCTCTCCAACAACCAACTGGAGACGCTGCCCGCCAACCTGGGCCTGTCCCACCTGCGCATCCTCCGCTGCGCCAACAACCAGTTGGGCGATGTCACTGTCCTGTGCCAGTTCCCACAGCTCGAGGAGCTCAGCCTGGAGGGCAACCCCTTTCTGACA GTCAGTGACAACCTGAAagtttccttcctcctgcccaaGCTCCGTAAGGTCAACGGCAAGGACGCTTCCTCCACTTGCACTCAGGTGGAGAACCTGAACCGGGAGCTGACCAGCAGG GTCACAGCTCACTGGGAGAAGTTCGTGGCCACACTGAGCCCAGAGGAGGAGGCCGAGAAGGCCCAGGCAGACTTTGTGAGGTCTGCTGTCAGAGATGTCCGCTATGGGCCCGAGTCCCTCAGCGACTTCACCCAGTGGCGG GTGCAGATGATCTCTGAGGAGCTGGTGGCCTCTGGTGGGACTCAGGTGCATGAGGCAAACATCTCAGAGAGGCCCCCAAAAGCCACCGCTACCCAGGAGCCTAGG GCCAGGCCAGTGGCCTCGAAGCGGCCAGGTGATGTCCCAGTCAACCTCTCTCCCAACAAGCGGGTGTGCACCTCCCCGTTGGCCCAGGTGGAGGGCAGCCCCGTGGGCTCTGCTGACAGCCAG ACCGCCCTGCAGCTGGAGCCCCTGCACTTCCTGCAGTGCCACAGCAAGAACAACAGCCCTCGTGACCTAGAGACCCAGCTCTGGGCCTGCGCCTTCGAGCCAGCTTGGGACGAGG ggcaggcaggggccacGTCCCAGACCGTGGCCACGTGTGGCGGGGAGGCCGTGTGTGTGATCGACTGCCAGACGGGCATCGTACTGCACAAGTACAAGGCGCCTAGTGAG gAGTTCTTCTCGGTGGCCTGGACAGCCCTGACAGTGGTCACACAGGCAGGCCACAAGAAGCGCTGGAGCGTGCTGGCAGCTGCAGGCCTGCGGGGCCTGGTCCGGCTGCTGCACGTGCGGGCCGGCTTCTGCTGCGGGCTCATCCGGGCCCACAAGAAGGCCATTGCCACTCTCTGCTTCAGCCCCACGCATGAGACCCACCTCTTCA CGGCCTCCTATGACAAGCGGATCATCCTCTGGGACATCGGGGTGCCCAACCACGATTACGAGTTCCAGGCCAG CCAGCTGCTCACACTCGACACCGCCTCCATCGCCCTGCGCCTCTGCCCCGTCGCCTCCTGCCCGGATGCCTACTTGCTGGCCGGCTGCGAGggcggctgctgctgctgggaCGTGCGGCTGGACCAGCCTCAGAAGAGGAG GGTGTGTGAAGTGGAGTTCGTCTTCCCCGAGGGCTCTGAGGCAACTGGGCGGAGAGTGGACGGGCTGGCGTTCGTGAATGAGGACGTCGTGG CCTCCAAGGGGAGTAGCCTGGGCACCATCTGCCTGTGGAGCTGGAGCCAGACGTGGCAGGGCCGGGGCAGCCGGTCCACAGTGGCCGTCGTGGTCCTGGCCCGGCTGCAGTGGTCGCCCACCGAACTCGCCTACTTCTCACTCAGCACCTGTCCTG ATGAGGGGACGGTGCTCTGTGGGGACGAGGAGGGCAACGTGTGGATCTACGACGTCAggcccctggtggcgcagcggccCCCGCCGCCGGCCGCCCCGCAGGCCCCCACGCAG ATCCTTAAGTGGCCCCAGCCCCGGGCCCTGGGCCAGACAGTGAGCAGGACCATGGTGAACATGGTGGTGGCCGACCCCACCTTTACCTACCTCACGGCACTGACGGACTCCAACATCGTCGCCATCTGGAGGAGAAACCGGCCTTGA
- the ALKBH4 gene encoding alpha-ketoglutarate-dependent dioxygenase alkB homolog 4, with the protein MARRRGPRGPDRRHGNPLLAPAVVRFQEVAPRESVGGDDRKEAAARTSCPARALQLPAAPAAPRLRPGCQDAAMAAAAVAAPEVLRECGCKGTRTCLICERQRGGDPPWQHPPQKTHQFIYYADTGWAVGAEESDFEGWAFPFPGVTLIEDFVTPAEEAEMVRLMDRDPWKLSQSGRRKQDYGPKVNFRKQKLKTAGFRGLPSFSREVVRRMGLYPVLEDFRPVEQCNLDYCPERGSAIDPHLDDSWLWGERLVSLNLLAPTVLSMSREAPGSLLLCLAPSGLPQAPAEGAPAPGRAVPCREVEVAVPLPRRALLVLTRAARHQWKHAIHRRHIGARRVSATFRELSAEFGPGGRQRELGQELLQTSLSFQGRPT; encoded by the exons ATGGCGAGGAGGCGCGGCCCGCGGGGACCTGATCGGCGGCACGGGAATCCGTTGCTGGCGCCAGCTGTTGTCCGATTCCAGGAGGTGGCGCCGCGCGAATCCGTCGGCGGCGACGACCGGAAGGAAGCGGCCGCGCGGACCTCGTGCCCTGCGCGCGCACTACAACTCCCAGCGGCGCCCGCGGCCCCGCGCCTGCGCCCTGGCTGCCAGGACGCGGCGATGGCGGCTGCAGCGGTGGCGGCCCCCGAGGTCCTTCGGGAATGCGGCTGCAAGGGTACCCGGACCTGTTTGATCTGCGAGCGGCAGCGCGGAGGTGACCCGCCCTGGCAGCACCCCCCGCAG AAAACACACCAGTTCATTTACTACGCCGACACCGGCTGGGCTGTGGGGGCCGAGGAGTCCGACTTTGAAGGCTGGGCCTTCCCCTTCCCAGGCGTGACGCTGATCGAGGACTTTGTGACCCCGGCGGAAGAAGCTGAGATGGTACGGCTGATGGACCGCGACCCCTGGAAGCTCTCACAGTCCGGGCGGAGGAAGCAG GACTACGGCCCCAAAGTCAACTTTCGGAAACAGAAGCTGAAGACCGCCGGCTTCCGGGGCCTCCCCAGCTTCAGCCGGGAGGTGGTGCGGAGAATGGGCCTCTACCCCGTCCTGGAGGACTTCCGGCCCGTGGAGCAGTGTAACCTGGACTACTGCCCGGAGCGGGGCTCGGCCATCGACCCGCACCTGGACGACAGCTGGCTGTGGGGGGAGCGGCTGGTGAGCCTCAACCTGCTGGCCCCCACCGTGCTGTCCATGTCCCGGGAGGCGCCCGGCAGCCTGCTGCTCTGCCTGGCCCCGTCCGGCCTCCCGCAGGCCCCGGCAGAAGGCGCGCCGGCCCCCGGCAGGGCTGTCCCGTGCCGGGAGGTGGAGGTGGCGGTGCCCTTGCCCCGGCGCGCTCTGCTGGTGCTCACGCGAGCCGCGCGGCACCAGTGGAAGCACGCCATCCACCGCAGGCACATCGGGGCCCGCCGCGTGAGCGCCACCTTCAGGGAACTGTCTGCCGAGTTTGGCCCCGGCGGGAGGCAGCGGGAACTGGGGCAGGAGCTCCTGCAAACCTCGCTCTCCTTTCAGGGGAGACCCACGTGA
- the ORAI2 gene encoding protein orai-2 isoform X1 — MPECVSAARSLAPTMSAELNVPVDPSTPACSEPGHKGMDYRDWVRRSYLELVTSNHHSVQALSWRKLYLSRAKLKASSRTSALLSGFAMVAMVEVQLETQYQYPRPLLIAFSACTTVLVAVHLFALLISTCILPNVEAVSNIHNLNSISESPHERMHPYIELAWGFSTVLGILLFLAEVVLLCWIKFLPVDARHQPGPPPGPGGHTGWQAALVSTIIMVPVGLIFVVFTIHFYRSLVRHKTERHNREIEELHKLKVQLDGHERSLQVV; from the exons ATGCCTGAGTGTGTCTCTGCCGCCCGCAGCCTGGCTCCCACCATGAGCGCCGAGCTCAACGTACCTGTGGACCCCTCTACTCCCGCCTGCTCGGAGCCCGGCCACAAGGGCATGGATTACCGGGACTGGGTCCGCCGCAGCTACCTGGAACTGGTCACCTCCAACCACCACTCTGTGCAGGCCCTCTCCTGGAGGAAGCTCTACCTGAGCAGGGCCAAGCTGAAGGCCTCCAGCCGGACGTCCGCCCTCCTCTCGGGCTTTGCCATG GTGGCCATGGTGGAGGTGCAGCTGGAGACTCAGTACCAGTACCCGCGGCCGCTGCTCATCGCCTTCAGCGCGTGCACCACGGTGCTGGTGGCCGTGCACCTGTTCGCGCTGCTCATCAGCACGTGCATCCTGCCCAACGTGGAGGCCGTGAGCAACATCCACAACCTCAACTCCATCAGCGAGTCTCCGCACGAGCGCATGCACCCCTACATCGAGCTGGCCTGGGGCTTCTCCACCGTGCTGGGCATCCTGCTCTTCCTGGCCGAGGTGGTACTGCTCTGCTGGATCAAGTTCCTGCCCGTGGACGCGCGCCACCAGCCCGGCCCCCCGCCTGGCCCCGGGGGCCACACGGGCTGGCAGGCCGCCCTGGTGTCCACCATCATCATGGTGCCCGTGGGCCTCATCTTCGTGGTCTTCACCATCCACTTCTACCGCTCGCTGGTGCGCCACAAAACCGAGCGGCACAATCGCGAGATCGAGGAGCTGCACAAGCTCAAAGTGCAGCTGGATGGGCACGAGCGCAGCCTGCAGGTGGTGTGA
- the ORAI2 gene encoding protein orai-2 isoform X2 → MSAELNVPVDPSTPACSEPGHKGMDYRDWVRRSYLELVTSNHHSVQALSWRKLYLSRAKLKASSRTSALLSGFAMVAMVEVQLETQYQYPRPLLIAFSACTTVLVAVHLFALLISTCILPNVEAVSNIHNLNSISESPHERMHPYIELAWGFSTVLGILLFLAEVVLLCWIKFLPVDARHQPGPPPGPGGHTGWQAALVSTIIMVPVGLIFVVFTIHFYRSLVRHKTERHNREIEELHKLKVQLDGHERSLQVV, encoded by the exons ATGAGCGCCGAGCTCAACGTACCTGTGGACCCCTCTACTCCCGCCTGCTCGGAGCCCGGCCACAAGGGCATGGATTACCGGGACTGGGTCCGCCGCAGCTACCTGGAACTGGTCACCTCCAACCACCACTCTGTGCAGGCCCTCTCCTGGAGGAAGCTCTACCTGAGCAGGGCCAAGCTGAAGGCCTCCAGCCGGACGTCCGCCCTCCTCTCGGGCTTTGCCATG GTGGCCATGGTGGAGGTGCAGCTGGAGACTCAGTACCAGTACCCGCGGCCGCTGCTCATCGCCTTCAGCGCGTGCACCACGGTGCTGGTGGCCGTGCACCTGTTCGCGCTGCTCATCAGCACGTGCATCCTGCCCAACGTGGAGGCCGTGAGCAACATCCACAACCTCAACTCCATCAGCGAGTCTCCGCACGAGCGCATGCACCCCTACATCGAGCTGGCCTGGGGCTTCTCCACCGTGCTGGGCATCCTGCTCTTCCTGGCCGAGGTGGTACTGCTCTGCTGGATCAAGTTCCTGCCCGTGGACGCGCGCCACCAGCCCGGCCCCCCGCCTGGCCCCGGGGGCCACACGGGCTGGCAGGCCGCCCTGGTGTCCACCATCATCATGGTGCCCGTGGGCCTCATCTTCGTGGTCTTCACCATCCACTTCTACCGCTCGCTGGTGCGCCACAAAACCGAGCGGCACAATCGCGAGATCGAGGAGCTGCACAAGCTCAAAGTGCAGCTGGATGGGCACGAGCGCAGCCTGCAGGTGGTGTGA